In the Deinococcus ficus genome, one interval contains:
- a CDS encoding DUF420 domain-containing protein — protein MAETISQWSVIMIVLSGLALLAGVYFIRTGNREAHMRAMILASALATVFLVLYLTRLGLGYEKKYIGPNRAAYFALLISHVILAAANLPLALGALWHARNGLKAAGNLGNIDAPAARAHFNRHRAWVRWTVPVWLYVAATGWIIYALLHNYGEVIKG, from the coding sequence ATGGCGGAAACCATCAGTCAATGGTCGGTCATCATGATCGTCCTCAGCGGCCTCGCCCTGCTCGCCGGGGTGTACTTCATCCGCACCGGCAACCGCGAGGCCCACATGCGCGCCATGATCCTCGCCAGTGCGCTCGCCACCGTGTTCCTCGTGCTGTACCTCACCCGCCTGGGCCTGGGGTACGAGAAGAAGTACATCGGCCCCAACCGCGCCGCCTACTTCGCCCTGCTGATCAGCCACGTCATCCTCGCCGCCGCGAACCTGCCCCTCGCCCTTGGGGCGCTCTGGCACGCCCGCAACGGCCTGAAAGCCGCCGGGAATCTCGGCAACATCGACGCGCCCGCCGCCCGCGCCCACTTCAACCGCCACCGCGCCTGGGTGCGCTGGACAGTGCCCGTCTGGCTGTACGTGGCCGCTACCGGCTGGATCATCTACGCCCTGCTGCACAACTACGGCGAGGTCATCAAAGGCTGA
- the secA gene encoding preprotein translocase subunit SecA — protein MFRVLNKVFDTNQRDVQRLIKTVVEPVNALEQETMQVPDLAAAFMDLRRQVQQEGKSLDDVMVPAFALIREAGRRVLGKRHYDVQIVGGAALHQGRIAEMKTGEGKTLVASLALALNALDGKGAHLVTVNDYLARVGAEEMGLLYRTLGLTVGLANRELQPAQKQAAYGCDITYVTNSELGFDYLRDNMAQSREALVLRADHPLHYAIVDEVDSILIDEARTPLIISGAAEKATDQYYVMAKLIKRLKRGEPAEPGVRTEPTGDYTIDEKGKQVHLTEQGIDKIEKLLSISDLYSRENMDRAHMITQAIRAAELYHREKDYIVNAEGEVVIVDEFTGRSMAGRRYGEGLHQAIEAKEGVKIENENQTLATITYQNFFRLYDKFAGMTGTAKTEEKEFLDIYGSDVLVIPTNRPVLRKDGEDLVYRSKMGKYRAAVEEVKVRHVTGQPVLIGTASIQTSEELSALLKEAGIPHSVLNAKYEAQEASIIAQAGRSGTVTIATNMAGRGTDIKLGGDAEFIMGEAIEQNFGLSRFAPEAEAFIKAVSRHDAQAHDLGLKIPGMTEDFIRQAIELQKATDADHVKVKELGGLHIIGTERHESRRIDNQLRGRAGRQGDPGSSRFYVSFEDDLMRLFANDRVVAMMDRLGMDDTQPIEAKMVTGAIEKAQARVEDRNFSIRKNLLEFDNVASKQRDIIYAQRREVLLGQDSEVEESTEGMIADFVDSQLATHLPVDLPHDQWDIDGLKAAMLDAIPQLETFDFDALRGMTPAEAQDALLGATADAFDARKEELSPTMMNSLSRYVLLQVVDQHWKEHLHGMDVLRQGIGLRGYGQRDPFTEYKFEATNMFNDMIDTLKAEVTKFLFRMQFGQTV, from the coding sequence ATGTTCCGTGTCCTCAACAAGGTCTTCGACACCAACCAGCGCGACGTACAGCGCCTGATCAAAACCGTGGTGGAGCCCGTCAACGCCCTCGAGCAGGAAACCATGCAGGTGCCCGACCTCGCCGCCGCGTTCATGGACCTGCGGCGCCAGGTGCAGCAGGAAGGCAAGTCCCTGGATGACGTGATGGTCCCCGCCTTCGCCCTGATCCGCGAGGCCGGCCGCCGCGTGCTCGGCAAACGCCACTACGACGTGCAGATCGTCGGCGGCGCCGCGCTGCACCAGGGCCGCATCGCGGAAATGAAGACCGGGGAAGGGAAGACGCTGGTCGCCTCCCTGGCGCTCGCCCTGAACGCCCTGGACGGCAAGGGCGCGCACCTCGTCACCGTGAACGACTACCTCGCCCGCGTGGGCGCCGAGGAAATGGGCCTGCTGTACCGCACGCTGGGCCTGACCGTGGGCCTCGCCAACCGCGAACTGCAGCCCGCCCAGAAGCAGGCCGCGTACGGCTGCGACATCACCTACGTCACCAACAGCGAACTGGGCTTCGACTACCTGCGCGACAACATGGCCCAGAGCCGCGAGGCGCTCGTGCTGCGCGCCGATCACCCGCTGCACTACGCCATCGTGGACGAGGTGGACAGCATCCTGATCGACGAGGCCCGCACCCCCCTGATCATCTCGGGCGCCGCCGAGAAGGCCACCGACCAGTACTACGTCATGGCCAAACTCATCAAGCGCCTCAAGCGCGGCGAACCCGCCGAACCCGGCGTGCGCACCGAACCCACCGGCGACTACACCATCGACGAGAAGGGCAAGCAGGTGCACCTCACCGAACAGGGCATCGACAAGATCGAGAAACTGCTGTCTATCAGCGACCTGTACAGCCGCGAGAACATGGACCGCGCCCACATGATCACCCAGGCGATCCGCGCGGCCGAGCTGTACCACCGCGAGAAGGACTACATCGTCAACGCCGAGGGCGAGGTCGTGATCGTGGACGAGTTCACCGGCCGCAGCATGGCCGGCCGCCGCTACGGCGAGGGCCTCCACCAGGCGATCGAGGCGAAAGAGGGCGTGAAGATCGAGAACGAGAACCAGACGCTCGCCACCATCACGTACCAGAACTTCTTCCGTCTGTACGACAAGTTCGCCGGCATGACCGGCACCGCCAAGACCGAGGAAAAGGAATTCCTCGACATCTACGGCAGCGACGTGCTCGTCATCCCCACCAACCGCCCCGTGCTGCGTAAGGACGGCGAGGACCTCGTCTACCGCAGCAAGATGGGCAAGTACCGCGCCGCCGTGGAGGAAGTCAAGGTTCGCCACGTGACCGGGCAGCCTGTCCTGATCGGCACCGCCAGCATCCAGACCAGCGAGGAGCTCAGCGCGCTGCTCAAGGAAGCCGGCATTCCCCACAGCGTCCTGAACGCCAAGTACGAGGCGCAGGAAGCCAGCATCATCGCGCAGGCCGGACGCAGTGGCACCGTCACCATCGCCACCAACATGGCCGGCCGCGGCACCGACATCAAACTCGGCGGGGACGCCGAATTCATCATGGGTGAGGCCATCGAGCAGAACTTCGGCCTCAGCCGCTTCGCCCCCGAAGCCGAGGCCTTCATCAAGGCCGTCAGCCGCCACGACGCCCAGGCCCACGACCTCGGCCTGAAGATCCCCGGCATGACCGAGGACTTCATTCGCCAGGCCATCGAACTCCAGAAAGCCACCGACGCCGACCACGTCAAGGTCAAGGAACTCGGCGGGCTGCACATCATCGGCACCGAACGCCACGAATCCCGCCGCATCGACAACCAGCTGCGCGGCCGCGCCGGCCGCCAGGGCGACCCCGGCAGCAGCCGCTTCTACGTCAGCTTCGAGGACGACCTGATGCGCCTGTTCGCCAACGACCGCGTCGTCGCCATGATGGACCGCCTCGGCATGGACGACACCCAGCCCATCGAAGCGAAAATGGTCACCGGCGCCATCGAGAAAGCCCAGGCCCGCGTCGAGGACCGCAACTTCAGTATCCGCAAGAACCTCCTCGAATTCGACAACGTCGCCAGCAAACAGCGCGACATCATCTACGCCCAGCGCCGCGAGGTGCTCCTCGGGCAGGACAGCGAGGTCGAGGAATCCACCGAAGGCATGATCGCCGACTTCGTCGACAGCCAGCTCGCCACCCACCTCCCCGTGGACCTCCCCCACGACCAGTGGGACATCGACGGCCTGAAAGCCGCCATGCTCGACGCCATCCCCCAGCTCGAAACCTTCGACTTCGACGCCCTGCGCGGCATGACGCCCGCCGAAGCGCAGGACGCCCTGCTCGGCGCCACCGCCGACGCCTTCGACGCCCGCAAGGAAGAACTCAGCCCCACCATGATGAACAGCCTGTCACGCTACGTCCTCCTCCAGGTCGTCGACCAGCACTGGAAAGAGCACCTGCATGGCATGGACGTCCTGCGTCAGGGCATCGGCCTGCGCGGCTACGGCCAGCGCGACCCCTTCACCGAATACAAGTTCGAAGCCACCAACATGTTCAACGACATGATCGACACCCTCAAAGCCGAGGTCACCAAGTTCCTCTTCCGCATGCAGTTCGGCCAGACCGTCTGA
- a CDS encoding RsmB/NOP family class I SAM-dependent RNA methyltransferase encodes MRVLAGEGFAAPALDAALAKAHLPARDAGLATHIVYGTLRHHDSLKRALSGLLSADTHPKVLTLLMAGAFEKLHLDTPVHAVVNEYVNLARLARLAPPGLVNAVLRRVETVPVEDAELPGWLADTYRRAYGEQADAALNDLLQPQPLWLTVSDAGARSLEAEGSTLTPGPQGVERVELARPLRESEAYRQGQVQPINPASLACVDALGDVQGERVLDLAGGAGVKAAMLAARGAQVISVDVVERKHGAARGNLRRLGLTAEFVTHDLTAPLDVPPAPLVLLDAPCTGSGTLRSHPEIKLRLTPDAVSEMAELQARMLPNAAALVEPGGTLVYSVCSVTRQEGPNVVAAFLRDHPEFTPEPVPALEVPHVPAGDGVLTVPVDGVDGFFIARLRRRDG; translated from the coding sequence ATGCGCGTGCTGGCAGGGGAGGGGTTCGCGGCGCCGGCCCTGGACGCGGCGCTGGCGAAGGCGCACCTGCCGGCCCGGGACGCGGGGCTGGCGACGCACATCGTGTACGGCACCCTGCGCCACCATGACAGCCTGAAGCGGGCCCTGTCGGGATTGCTGAGCGCGGACACGCACCCGAAGGTGCTGACGCTGCTGATGGCCGGTGCATTCGAGAAACTCCACCTGGACACGCCGGTGCACGCGGTCGTGAACGAGTACGTGAACCTGGCGCGGCTGGCGCGGCTGGCCCCTCCGGGGCTGGTGAACGCGGTGCTGCGCCGCGTGGAGACCGTACCGGTGGAGGACGCCGAGCTGCCCGGCTGGCTGGCGGACACGTACCGCCGCGCCTACGGGGAGCAGGCAGACGCCGCGCTGAACGATCTGTTGCAGCCGCAGCCGCTGTGGCTGACGGTGTCGGACGCTGGCGCGCGCAGCCTGGAGGCGGAGGGCAGCACCCTCACGCCCGGGCCGCAGGGCGTGGAACGGGTGGAACTCGCCCGGCCGCTGCGGGAGTCGGAGGCGTACCGGCAGGGGCAGGTGCAGCCCATCAACCCGGCGAGCCTCGCGTGCGTGGACGCGCTGGGGGACGTGCAGGGCGAGCGGGTGCTGGACCTCGCGGGCGGGGCGGGCGTGAAGGCCGCCATGCTGGCCGCGCGGGGCGCGCAGGTGATCAGCGTGGACGTCGTGGAGCGCAAGCACGGCGCGGCGCGCGGGAACCTGAGGCGCCTGGGTCTCACGGCCGAGTTCGTCACGCATGACCTGACCGCACCGCTGGACGTGCCGCCCGCGCCGCTGGTGCTGCTGGACGCGCCGTGCACCGGCAGCGGCACCCTGCGCAGCCACCCGGAGATCAAGCTGCGGCTCACCCCGGACGCCGTGTCGGAGATGGCGGAGTTGCAGGCGCGAATGCTGCCGAACGCGGCGGCACTCGTGGAGCCGGGCGGGACGCTGGTGTACTCGGTGTGCTCGGTCACCAGGCAGGAGGGCCCGAACGTGGTGGCGGCATTCCTGCGGGACCACCCGGAGTTCACGCCGGAACCGGTCCCGGCGCTGGAGGTGCCCCATGTGCCCGCCGGGGACGGGGTGCTGACCGTGCCGGTGGACGGCGTGGACGGGTTCTTCATCGCCCGCCTGCGGCGCAGGGACGGGTAA
- a CDS encoding cysteine desulfurase family protein, which yields MIYLDYAATHPMTPEAQEAYLRAAALPGNPASVHAAGQAARELLEGGRARIAAVLGVDARTLTLNSGGTEGDNHVLFGAAQAWEDAHGQPGHLITTQTEHSAVLAPARVLAARGWAVTFLAPDAQGLYHPEGLEGALRDDTALVSIHHVNNEIGAVQDTPGLAAVAAARGVPYHTDAVQAPGVHAVQPGAWGVTYATFSAHKWGGPRGVGVLYARRGHALPPVTHGGGQESGLRPGTQNTAGASAAGVALTRAEARREATHAHLSALKAQFLNDTAGIPDLRVNGPAAGSPKIVSVTLPGADGEALLMNLDMLGVCASLGSACAAGTMQPSHVLTALGLSEADARSTLRFSFGAATTLDEVSAAAAALMQAAQWSRP from the coding sequence ATGATCTACCTCGATTACGCCGCGACGCACCCCATGACCCCCGAGGCGCAGGAGGCGTACCTGCGGGCTGCCGCCCTGCCCGGCAACCCCGCCAGCGTGCACGCTGCCGGGCAGGCCGCCCGCGAACTGCTGGAGGGGGGCCGCGCCCGGATCGCGGCCGTGCTGGGCGTGGACGCCCGGACCCTGACCCTGAACAGCGGCGGCACCGAGGGCGACAACCACGTCCTGTTCGGCGCCGCGCAGGCCTGGGAGGACGCGCACGGCCAGCCCGGGCACCTGATCACCACCCAGACCGAGCATTCCGCGGTGCTGGCCCCCGCCCGGGTGCTGGCCGCGCGCGGCTGGGCCGTCACGTTCCTCGCCCCGGACGCTCAGGGCCTCTACCACCCTGAGGGCCTGGAGGGTGCCCTGCGGGACGACACCGCGCTCGTGTCCATCCATCACGTGAACAACGAGATCGGCGCCGTGCAGGACACCCCTGGCCTGGCCGCCGTGGCCGCCGCGCGGGGCGTGCCGTACCACACGGACGCCGTGCAGGCCCCCGGCGTGCACGCGGTGCAGCCGGGCGCCTGGGGCGTCACGTACGCCACCTTCAGCGCGCACAAGTGGGGCGGGCCGCGGGGCGTGGGCGTCCTGTACGCCCGGCGCGGGCACGCCCTGCCGCCCGTCACGCACGGCGGCGGCCAGGAGAGCGGCCTGCGGCCCGGCACGCAGAACACCGCCGGCGCCTCCGCCGCGGGCGTGGCCCTGACTCGCGCCGAGGCTCGGCGCGAGGCCACCCACGCCCACCTGAGCGCCCTGAAAGCCCAGTTCCTGAACGACACCGCCGGGATCCCCGACCTCCGCGTGAACGGCCCGGCCGCCGGCAGCCCCAAGATCGTCAGCGTGACCCTGCCCGGCGCGGACGGCGAGGCGCTGCTGATGAACCTGGACATGCTGGGCGTGTGCGCCAGCCTGGGCAGCGCCTGCGCCGCCGGGACCATGCAGCCCAGCCACGTCCTGACCGCCCTGGGCCTCAGCGAGGCCGACGCCCGCAGCACCCTGCGCTTCAGCTTCGGGGCCGCCACCACCCTCGACGAGGTCAGCGCCGCGGCGGCCGCGCTGATGCAGGCCGCGCAGTGGAGCCGTCCCTGA
- a CDS encoding YciI-like protein → MHYLLFYRFRYADHAQRREPYRADHLSYARAAVARGELLLGGALADPMDGAVLLFHGDSPDAARAFAENDPYVQGGLVESWEVRPWTTVVGAGAASPH, encoded by the coding sequence ATGCACTACCTTCTCTTCTACCGCTTCCGGTACGCCGACCACGCGCAGCGCCGCGAACCCTACCGCGCCGACCACCTGAGTTACGCCAGGGCGGCGGTGGCCCGCGGGGAGTTGCTGCTGGGCGGCGCCCTCGCCGATCCCATGGACGGTGCCGTCCTGCTGTTCCATGGGGACAGCCCCGACGCGGCCCGCGCCTTTGCGGAGAACGACCCCTACGTGCAGGGCGGCCTCGTGGAAAGCTGGGAAGTCCGCCCCTGGACGACCGTGGTCGGAGCCGGAGCCGCCTCTCCTCATTAA
- a CDS encoding Sec-independent protein translocase subunit TatA/TatB encodes MGNLGPGEILVILLVALIVFGPRKLPELGKSLGAGLREFRRTTQGLKDELDVGLSSAPPAARPGPAPVQTIHVTPDPASLAPTVAPDVTLQGPVPAAALTPPARPAPAPDAEDTRQG; translated from the coding sequence ATGGGCAATCTCGGCCCCGGTGAAATTCTGGTCATCCTGCTCGTGGCACTCATCGTGTTCGGGCCCCGCAAACTCCCGGAACTCGGCAAGAGCCTCGGCGCGGGCCTGCGCGAATTCCGCCGCACCACCCAGGGCCTCAAGGACGAACTGGACGTCGGCCTGTCCTCCGCCCCGCCCGCCGCGCGGCCCGGCCCGGCCCCCGTGCAGACCATCCACGTGACCCCCGACCCCGCCAGCCTGGCGCCTACCGTCGCCCCGGACGTCACCCTGCAGGGCCCGGTGCCCGCCGCGGCCCTCACGCCCCCCGCCCGCCCGGCGCCGGCACCAGACGCCGAGGACACCCGGCAGGGCTGA
- a CDS encoding PASTA domain-containing protein: MTGPDAPDQSRLIDGKYRVLRELARQENVTISEVSAAEGVTRHVAWFDVSTPADRQAFHAYRTVLRTLEPAGLTDVVARPGAFYAVWQPVTGTPLDDVLAQPVKSQETVEAVQALAARLAAHGYALTDADIVMNGHEPQIAYLRPATRTPEDIATLNAPALAALSGGRVKRRREPGAWLTFVPGLLFLGGAIYLGGQAAQIYLNPPVREVADVAGQEAQDAARKLTAQGFRVQYTEGQSGAREIGQIIRQEPQAGTNLPVGRLVTLTVNNPPSVAVPRVEEMTVDQVKSSLKDGALVLGKVLTVDGTLTNTAKGHVIAQLPQPGSQTQPGQPVQVLVSSGVQGKETWIPDLTGMTYEQAREYARAAGLVVNRVKEQPSDEPANTVLEQVPAPYVRVEVGSPVTLTVATARYAPPTQSAGNLQLPPPYVPPVTAEPEAPVTPDPVQPPEETTPEPAPPAATGTVTFDYTFPADLPDGSYSVVVRDDDGQREVMAAMDAGTLRGNVARTDQPIPVNGEAVFVILRDGGDYATVTPLTP; this comes from the coding sequence ATGACCGGGCCGGACGCACCAGACCAGAGCAGACTCATCGACGGAAAGTACCGCGTGCTGCGCGAACTTGCCCGGCAGGAGAACGTCACCATCAGCGAAGTGAGCGCCGCGGAGGGCGTCACCCGGCACGTCGCGTGGTTCGACGTGTCCACCCCCGCCGACCGGCAGGCCTTCCACGCCTACCGCACGGTCCTGCGCACCCTGGAACCCGCCGGCCTGACCGATGTGGTCGCCCGGCCGGGCGCCTTCTACGCCGTGTGGCAGCCGGTCACGGGCACCCCGCTGGACGACGTGCTGGCCCAGCCGGTCAAGAGCCAGGAGACGGTGGAGGCCGTGCAGGCCCTCGCCGCGCGCCTCGCCGCGCACGGGTACGCCCTGACCGACGCGGACATCGTCATGAACGGGCACGAACCGCAGATCGCCTACCTGCGGCCCGCCACCCGCACGCCTGAGGACATCGCCACCCTGAACGCCCCCGCGCTGGCCGCCCTGAGCGGCGGGCGGGTCAAGCGCCGCCGCGAGCCGGGCGCGTGGCTGACCTTCGTGCCCGGCCTGCTGTTCCTGGGGGGCGCCATCTACCTGGGCGGGCAGGCCGCGCAGATCTACCTCAACCCGCCCGTGCGGGAGGTCGCCGACGTGGCCGGGCAGGAAGCGCAGGACGCCGCCCGGAAGCTGACCGCGCAGGGCTTCCGCGTGCAGTACACCGAGGGGCAGTCGGGCGCCCGGGAGATCGGTCAGATCATCCGTCAGGAACCGCAGGCCGGCACGAACCTCCCGGTGGGCCGCCTGGTGACCCTCACCGTGAACAACCCCCCCAGCGTGGCCGTGCCGCGCGTGGAGGAGATGACCGTGGACCAGGTGAAGTCCTCCCTGAAAGACGGTGCGCTGGTGCTGGGCAAGGTCCTGACCGTGGACGGCACCCTGACGAACACCGCCAAGGGCCACGTGATCGCGCAGCTGCCGCAGCCCGGCAGCCAGACGCAGCCCGGGCAGCCCGTGCAGGTGCTGGTCAGCAGCGGCGTGCAGGGCAAGGAAACCTGGATTCCGGACCTGACCGGCATGACCTACGAGCAGGCCCGCGAGTACGCCCGCGCGGCCGGTCTGGTCGTGAACCGCGTGAAGGAGCAGCCCAGCGACGAGCCCGCCAACACCGTGCTGGAACAGGTTCCCGCCCCGTACGTGCGCGTGGAGGTGGGCAGCCCCGTGACCCTGACCGTGGCGACCGCCCGCTACGCGCCGCCCACGCAGTCGGCTGGGAACCTTCAGCTGCCGCCGCCGTACGTGCCGCCCGTCACCGCCGAACCGGAAGCGCCGGTCACGCCCGACCCCGTGCAGCCGCCGGAGGAGACCACCCCCGAACCGGCGCCCCCCGCCGCGACCGGCACGGTGACCTTCGACTACACCTTCCCCGCCGACCTGCCGGACGGGTCGTACAGCGTCGTCGTCCGCGACGACGACGGGCAGCGCGAGGTGATGGCCGCCATGGACGCCGGCACGCTGCGCGGCAACGTCGCCCGCACCGATCAGCCCATCCCGGTGAACGGCGAGGCGGTGTTCGTGATCCTGCGTGACGGTGGGGACTACGCCACCGTGACCCCCCTCACGCCCTGA
- a CDS encoding D-lyxose/D-mannose family sugar isomerase, producing the protein MRRSEINAAQRAALALLREHRFQPPPWVTWTPADWAAAPEVSAYCRARQMGWDVTDFGSGDFARRGLLLICTRNGLLHTPGEVTYAEKLLVIGEGQVTPLHTHRHKTEDIINRGGGLLTVELATLDPATGTAGTAPVTVLTDGRARTVPAGEAVHLHPGESITLHPGTLHRFYAQPGHGPVLAGEVSAVNDDLTDNLFLDPVGRFPQIEEDEPALHPLWSDLPAPA; encoded by the coding sequence ATGCGGCGCAGTGAGATCAACGCCGCGCAGCGCGCCGCCCTGGCCCTGCTGCGCGAGCACCGCTTCCAGCCGCCCCCCTGGGTGACCTGGACCCCGGCCGACTGGGCCGCCGCTCCCGAGGTCAGCGCGTACTGCCGGGCGCGGCAGATGGGCTGGGACGTCACGGACTTCGGCAGCGGCGACTTCGCGCGGCGCGGCCTGCTGCTCATCTGCACCCGCAACGGCCTGCTGCACACGCCCGGCGAGGTGACGTACGCCGAGAAGCTCCTCGTGATCGGCGAGGGACAGGTCACGCCGCTACACACCCACCGCCACAAGACCGAGGACATCATCAACCGCGGCGGCGGCCTCCTCACCGTGGAACTCGCCACACTGGACCCCGCCACCGGCACCGCCGGAACCGCGCCCGTGACTGTTCTCACCGACGGCCGCGCCCGCACCGTGCCCGCCGGCGAGGCCGTGCACCTCCACCCTGGGGAGAGCATCACCCTGCACCCCGGCACCCTGCACCGCTTCTACGCCCAGCCCGGGCACGGACCGGTCCTGGCCGGCGAGGTCAGCGCCGTGAACGACGACCTGACCGACAACCTCTTCCTGGACCCCGTGGGCCGCTTCCCGCAGATCGAGGAGGACGAACCCGCGCTGCACCCCCTGTGGAGCGACCTGCCCGCCCCCGCCTGA
- a CDS encoding YifB family Mg chelatase-like AAA ATPase — protein MLARARSVALIGVDAVPVEVEVDVSPGLPAFTVVGLPDQAVSEARERVRAAIRNAGLPFPAARITVNLAPADLRKEGPLYDLPIALGLLAAQELLPHGALHGTVAAGELALDGSLRPITGAVNVALLAASLKLPALLPAGNAPEAALIDGVAVHGAASLGEAVAHLTGQRPLPPTDPPDASADPDTLLDLADLKGQSAARRALEVALAGGHNLLMVGSPGSGKTMLARRAPGLLPPLTRPEALEVTRIHSAAGLLTARGGLNLHPPFRAPHHTVSDAGLIGGGGVPRPGEVSLAHRGVLFMDEFPEFHRKALETLRQPLEDGAVTISRARATVQYPARFQLLAAMNPCPCGHLGDPEKACACTPAERTRYLARLSGPLLDRIDLVVKVPRLTVEELTRAPEPEPSAPVRDRVAAARTRMLARQGHRNADLAGQTLRRHAALTPGAQAFAQAAAKQLGLTGRGFDRVLRVSRTVADLAGSDDIREPHVAEAVTYRPRDLG, from the coding sequence ATGCTGGCCCGCGCCCGCAGCGTCGCCCTGATCGGCGTGGACGCCGTGCCCGTCGAGGTGGAGGTGGACGTCTCCCCGGGACTGCCGGCCTTCACGGTGGTGGGGTTGCCGGACCAGGCGGTCAGCGAGGCCCGCGAACGCGTCCGCGCCGCCATCCGCAACGCCGGCCTGCCCTTCCCGGCGGCGCGCATCACCGTGAACCTCGCCCCGGCCGACCTGCGCAAGGAAGGCCCGCTGTACGACCTGCCCATCGCCCTGGGCCTGCTGGCCGCCCAGGAGCTCCTGCCCCACGGCGCCCTGCACGGCACCGTAGCCGCCGGGGAACTCGCCCTGGACGGCAGCCTCCGTCCTATCACCGGGGCGGTGAACGTGGCCCTGCTGGCCGCCAGCCTGAAACTCCCCGCCCTGCTGCCCGCCGGGAACGCCCCCGAGGCGGCCCTCATTGACGGCGTGGCTGTGCACGGCGCCGCTTCCCTCGGGGAAGCGGTGGCGCACCTGACCGGGCAGCGCCCCCTGCCCCCCACCGACCCGCCCGACGCCAGCGCCGACCCGGACACCCTGCTCGACCTCGCGGACCTGAAAGGCCAGAGCGCCGCCCGCCGCGCCCTGGAGGTCGCGCTGGCCGGCGGGCACAACCTGCTCATGGTGGGCTCGCCCGGCAGCGGGAAGACCATGCTGGCCCGACGCGCCCCCGGCCTGCTGCCGCCCCTCACGCGCCCGGAGGCGCTGGAAGTCACCCGCATTCACTCCGCGGCCGGGCTCCTCACGGCCCGCGGCGGCCTGAACCTGCACCCGCCCTTCCGCGCGCCGCACCACACCGTGTCGGACGCCGGGCTGATCGGCGGGGGCGGCGTGCCCCGGCCCGGCGAGGTGTCCCTCGCGCACCGCGGCGTGCTGTTCATGGACGAGTTCCCGGAGTTCCACCGCAAGGCGCTGGAAACGCTGAGGCAACCCCTGGAGGACGGCGCCGTGACCATCAGCCGCGCCCGCGCGACCGTTCAGTACCCCGCGCGCTTCCAGCTGCTGGCCGCCATGAACCCCTGCCCATGCGGGCATCTGGGCGACCCGGAGAAGGCCTGCGCCTGCACGCCCGCCGAACGCACCCGGTACCTCGCGCGGCTCAGCGGGCCGCTGCTGGACCGCATCGACCTGGTGGTCAAGGTGCCGCGCCTGACGGTGGAGGAACTCACCCGCGCGCCGGAACCCGAACCCTCCGCGCCGGTCCGGGACCGGGTGGCGGCGGCGCGCACCCGCATGCTGGCCCGGCAGGGGCACCGCAACGCGGACCTGGCCGGGCAGACGCTGCGGCGTCACGCCGCGCTCACCCCGGGCGCGCAGGCCTTCGCGCAGGCGGCCGCGAAGCAGCTGGGCCTGACCGGGCGAGGCTTCGACCGGGTGCTGCGCGTGTCGCGCACGGTCGCTGACCTCGCCGGAAGCGACGACATCCGCGAACCGCACGTGGCCGAGGCCGTCACCTACCGGCCGCGCGACCTGGGCTGA
- the deoD gene encoding purine-nucleoside phosphorylase, producing MSIHLNAEKGQIAETVLLPGDPLRAQHIAETFLENPVQHNTVRGMLGFTGTYKGQRVSVQGTGMGIPSCMIYVNELIQDYGCKNLIRVGTAGSYREDVHVRDLVLAQAACTDSNINRVRFGERTFAPIADFELLMRAYQIARERGFTTHVGNIMSSDTFYTDDRTEFQRWADYGVLAVEMEAAGLYTLAAKYGVRALTVLTISDHLVTHEVTTAEERQLTFNSMIEVALDAALGLDSK from the coding sequence ATGAGTATTCACCTGAACGCCGAGAAAGGCCAGATTGCCGAGACCGTCCTGCTGCCGGGCGACCCCCTGCGCGCCCAGCACATTGCCGAGACCTTCCTGGAAAACCCCGTGCAGCACAACACCGTGCGCGGCATGCTGGGCTTCACCGGCACGTACAAGGGCCAGCGCGTGAGCGTGCAGGGCACCGGCATGGGCATTCCCAGCTGCATGATCTACGTGAACGAACTCATCCAGGACTACGGCTGCAAGAACCTGATCCGCGTCGGCACGGCCGGCAGCTACCGCGAGGATGTGCACGTGCGCGACCTGGTGCTCGCGCAGGCCGCCTGCACGGACAGCAACATCAACCGCGTCCGCTTCGGCGAGCGGACCTTCGCGCCGATCGCGGACTTCGAGCTGCTGATGCGCGCCTACCAGATCGCCCGGGAACGCGGCTTCACCACGCACGTCGGGAACATCATGAGCAGCGACACCTTCTACACCGACGACCGCACCGAGTTCCAGCGCTGGGCGGACTACGGCGTGCTGGCCGTGGAGATGGAAGCGGCCGGGCTGTACACCCTCGCTGCCAAGTACGGCGTGCGCGCCCTGACGGTGCTCACCATCAGCGACCACCTCGTCACGCACGAGGTGACCACCGCCGAGGAACGCCAGCTGACCTTCAACAGCATGATCGAGGTCGCGCTGGACGCCGCGCTGGGCCTCGACAGCAAGTAA